TCGGGTAGGCGTCGTACAGGCGGGCCACGGTGGCGTCGTTGCCGTGGTCCTCCGCCCAGCGGCAGCTGTTGCAGCCGAGGGTCAGGTCCCCGACGGCCAGGGCCGCCCGCAGCGCCTGGGCTCTCGACCCTCCCCAGATCTCGGCCAGGGAGGACTCGCCCACCCGCCCCATCGGGTACTGCTGGTTGGCACAGCACGTGTAGACGTGACCCGCGGGGTCGAATTCCATCGACACGAAGGGGGCGTGACAGGCGACCGGGCTCACGGTGGCGGGCTCCCGCCGGCCGTCGCCCACGAGAAGTAGAGGACGGTGACCCCATCGCCCTCGCCCGCGTCGTCGTCGGGGACGGGCGTGGCGACCACGTCAAGGACCCGCCCATCGCGCAGGTGCACCGACGAGAGCTCGACGCGGTCGGCCACGAGCACGTGGTCGACGCGCTCGATGGGGCCGAGCGCCGCGGCCACGACCCCCTGGATCTCGCCGTGGTGACGCCCGTCCAGCGACCCCGGATCGAGGGTGAGCACCCCCGCCGCCGGCTCGCGGCACACCCGACCGTCCTCGTCCAGCGCCACGCACGCTGCGCCGGCCGGGACATGGCGCTCGCACCAAGGGCCGGGTGCGTCAGGCCCGTCCCCCGCCGCGGGCCGACCCGCCGCCGCGTCCCGGGCGGCGCGCGCGAAGGCCTGTGCCTGGTCGACCCCCGGGACCGGGGCCACGACGGGGGTCTCGGCCGGCGGCGCCGGGACCGGGGTGGGTGTCGGCGCGGCCCGTCGCTGCTCGCGCGCCGCCTGCAGCAGGGCCAGCTGCTCTTCCCACATCGGTCGGTTCTGCCCCAGCGCCGCGGACCACCGGTCGTCCTCGCCCTCGAGGGTGGTGACCACGTGCTCGAACTCGTCGTCATCGAGCCCCTCGAGGGTGAGGTGCGCCGGCTGCGACACCTGGTTCACCGTGCCGTCGACCCCGAGCGAGTCGGCCAAGGCGAAGAACGCGCCCAGCTCGTGCCAGTTCACCGTCAGCAGGCAGAAGGTGACGCTCACGAACGTCTCCCGACGCCGGCCCCACTCGCAGAAGCGGTCGAGGTTGGCCCGTACCTGCGCCCACGACGAGCCGCGCCGGATGGACTCATAGGTCTCGGCGGAGGCGGCGTCGAGCGAGACCGACACGTCCACCGGGAGCATCGAGAGGATCCGCTCGACCCGGGGGGTCCACTGCGTCCCGTTGGTGGTGAGGTGGCAGCGGGTGGTGAGGCCCTCCTCGACCAGCATCTCCATGACCCGGAGCGTCTCGGAGGCGAGGAAGGGCTCGCCGCCGTAGAGCTTCACGCGGTCGAGATGGGCCAGGAAGGGCCGGAGCTGGTCGAAGAAGGCGTCGTCGTAGACCGTGGGCAGTGGGGGGCGGTGCTCGACCTGCGCGCGGATCGACGACGACCACTCGCCGTTGCACATGACGCAGCGCAGGTTGCAGGTGTTGGTGATGGACAGCTCGAGCTGTCGGGGCCACGGCGGGTCGGCGCCGTCGAGGTCGAACTCCTCGAACCAACGGGCGTAGGACTGGTCCGGTCGGCCGCGCTCGACCGCGGGCCTGCAGAAGCCACAGCCCAGGTCGAGGTCGCCGGCCTCGATCGCTCGGCGCAGCCGCCGCGCCGCCTCCCCGCGCCAGATCTCCTCGAGAGGCGCCGCCGTGACGTTGCCCAGCGGGAACGTGTCGTTCATGCAGCAGGCCCGCACGTCGCCGTGCTGGTCGAGGTACATCGACGTGAACGGCGCCCGGCAGAGGGGCCCGGACACCGCGGGGTCGGAGCGAC
This is a stretch of genomic DNA from Acidimicrobiales bacterium. It encodes these proteins:
- a CDS encoding radical SAM protein, with the translated sequence MRLSLPTPVRRPSRRRRSDPAVSGPLCRAPFTSMYLDQHGDVRACCMNDTFPLGNVTAAPLEEIWRGEAARRLRRAIEAGDLDLGCGFCRPAVERGRPDQSYARWFEEFDLDGADPPWPRQLELSITNTCNLRCVMCNGEWSSSIRAQVEHRPPLPTVYDDAFFDQLRPFLAHLDRVKLYGGEPFLASETLRVMEMLVEEGLTTRCHLTTNGTQWTPRVERILSMLPVDVSVSLDAASAETYESIRRGSSWAQVRANLDRFCEWGRRRETFVSVTFCLLTVNWHELGAFFALADSLGVDGTVNQVSQPAHLTLEGLDDDEFEHVVTTLEGEDDRWSAALGQNRPMWEEQLALLQAAREQRRAAPTPTPVPAPPAETPVVAPVPGVDQAQAFARAARDAAAGRPAAGDGPDAPGPWCERHVPAGAACVALDEDGRVCREPAAGVLTLDPGSLDGRHHGEIQGVVAAALGPIERVDHVLVADRVELSSVHLRDGRVLDVVATPVPDDDAGEGDGVTVLYFSWATAGGSPPP